CGCAGACGCTGATCCGCGGCGCGGTACGCCATCTGAACAGCGGCGGCGAGCTGCGTATTGTGGCCAACGCCTTCCTGCCCTATCCACAGGTGCTGGATGAGACCTTTGGCTTCCACGAAGTGCTGGCCCAGACCGGGCGGTTTAAGGTTTACCGTACGGTAATGACCCGCCAGGCGAAGCGTTAAACACCTGAACGCCGGGCGAACCGGCGTTTTTTGCATCAGTTGCCCTGTCCCCCATAATTAACTGTTGACGAACGGTATAAAACATCTAGAATGCGCCTCCGTGGTTACGATACTTTAAAAGTATCGATGGTCTGCGAAGGTGGCGGAATTGGTAGACGCGCTAGCTTCAGGTGTTAGTGTCCTTACGGATGTGGGGGTTCGAGTCCCCCCCCTCGCACCATAAATCACGATTGATATTGCTCGCACTGGGCGAAGGTGGCGGAATTGGTAGACGCGCTAGCTTCAGGTGTTAGTGTCCTTAGGATGTGGGGGTTCGAGTCCCCCCCCTCGCACCAACGAGGCGATATCAAACAGTAAAAAAGTAAGATAGCTGTGCGAAGGTGGCGGAATTGGTAGACGCGCTAGCTTCAGGTGTTAGTGTCCTTTGGATGTGGGGGTTCGAGTCCCCCCCCTCGCACCACTTATCTTGCTCTCCCCGGTACGACCTCTCCTGTTTCACCCTAATTTCACATTCATTACCACCAGCATTATCCCGCCAATCAGGGCAATACCCGACGGCAACAGCACAAAGTGGCGCAGACGCTTGTGATAGAGCATGACTGGCGTTAGCAGCAGCCCCGGCACGATGACCGCACGCCAGGCGTCAACAGAGAGATCGGCATACGCCAGCCCGAGTGCAACCAGCCCCGATAAGATCGCTCCCCACCCACTTTCCAGCACGCGCTGCACCATACCTTTATCTCCGCATCGATAATGATAACCAATATCATATGATATGTTTTCTCATTTGTCAGCCTGCGGCCATACCACTGCGTGAACTTTCTACATCTGTTAATGACAGACATTCATGAAGGTGATAAATTGTGCGCCTCGGAAAATACATAACAATTTATTACTCTTTTCGCGAATTTTTATTCACGCGTTATTTCTCATTTTGCCAACCATAACTTTTCATATATTGCAGATTAATAACGACATTACACATGACAGCACAATCCTGGCATAACCTCTGTAACAAGAAATATCAATTATCGCTGCGGTTATTCTTGTTTCTCAATGCCGTTTCGGCCCTCTTCTCATACCTGCTGCCGCTGAGCAGCGCCAAGGGCGTGACGCTGCCGCTCGGGCTGCTCTTCACAGCCAGCGTTGCGCTGCTGCTATGGCATAGATGGCAATCAGAGAAGAAAATAAATATTCCGCTCATTTCGATCTTATTTGGCAGCCTGTGGGCGTGGCATGTTAGCGTGAAATATTCAGCTATCGGTCACCAGGAGCCAGCTTATCTTTTAATTGCGTTATTAAGCGTATTATTCATTGGGACTATCGCTTTCTCTAACAATATCAGCGCGTTTATCTTGCACTCCCTGCCGGTCAGCCTGACCTGCCTCTGGCTTAGCGACGGTAACGCCTGGCTACGGGTGCTCTACTGCTTCGCCCTGCCGGTAGTCGGCATCGCCATCCAGCATGTTATTCAGCGGCGTAATGAAAACTTTGCCCAGGATCTGATGTACAGGCTGCTGGATGAGCGCAAGACGCTGAATGATTTAAGCATGCTCGATCCGCTGACCGGCCTCTATAACCGCCGCGGCCTGCAAAATAAGCTCGATAACCTGCTGGCCCATGATGACGGCAGGCAGTTCGTGCTGCTGCTGGATATCGACCACTTCAAGGCGTACAACGATCACTACGGCCATATGATGGGCGACCAGGCGCTGATCCGCGTTTCTGCTGCCATCCGTGATGCCGTGCGCTCCCGGGATATCGTGGCCCGCTTCGGTGGTGAGGAGTTTATGATCCTGCTGAGTAACGTCGATCTGGAGCACGCCCGAACCACTGCCGAGCGCATTCGCCAGCAGGTTTTCGATCTTAAAATCCCGCATATGTTTAATGAGAGCGTGGCAACCAACGTCACGGTTAGCATCGGTATTGCCCCTCTGCTGGACGAAGATATTGAGGATGCGCTGGGCAAAGCGGATAAGGCGCTATACGAAGCGAAGCATTTAGGCCGCAACTCTATTCTGGTCAGCGGTGAGATGCAGATGGCGTAAACGCAAACAGACCCGCGTTTAGCGACAAAAATGTTGCGCTTGCGCCTGCCTGTGGTTAGGATTGGCAATCATTATCATTTAGATTCCGGTCTAACCTCCTATGGCGCAACGTTCCGAACTGCTGGCAAACGATCTGATTTGGCGAACCCCGCTGTACAGCGCTGCGCCAACGCTTGCCACTGCCTTACGCGAAACAATGTCCAGCCAGCGTCCGCATATGCTGGAGGTTATCCGTCTCGACGAGCCACCGCCGCATCAGGCGATGACCCTGGCACAGTGGCAGCGCCCCGCCGCGCTGCGCACGCTGCTGGCCGACTACGGCGATCATATCTACCGCAACCAGCCGAATCAGCCTCGCGAAGGGAAACCGCTTCTCTCGCTGTGGGCGCAGTGGTATCTGGGCCTGCTGGTTCCGCCGCTGATGCTGGCCCTACTGGCGCACGACACTGCGCTGGATGTCTCCCCGGAACATTTCCACGTGGAATTCCATGAAACGGGCCGCGCGGCCTGCTTCTGGGCTGACGTGCATGCCGATCGCTACACCACGCTGCTAGACGATCGGGGTCGCATTGAGAAACTCATTGTCTCGGCGATGCTGCCGGTCGTACAGGCCCTGGAAGCCACCGGCGAGATCAACGGCAAGCTTATCTGGAGCAATACCGGTTATCTTATCAACTGGTATCTGAACGAGATGAAGCCGCTGCTCGGCGATGCCAGAGTGAGCGCCCTGCGCCAGCTCTGCTTTTTCGATAAAACGCTGGCGAACGGCATGGATAATCCCCTCTGGCGCACCGTGGTGCTGCGTGAAGGCGTGCTGACGCGTCGTACCTGCTGTCAGCGCTACCGCCTGCCGGATGTCCAGCAGTGCGGCGACTGTACGCTTAAATAACCTCTACGCAACCTGCTGACTCTCACCCTCT
Above is a genomic segment from Enterobacter sp. C2 containing:
- the fhuF gene encoding siderophore-iron reductase FhuF, whose protein sequence is MAQRSELLANDLIWRTPLYSAAPTLATALRETMSSQRPHMLEVIRLDEPPPHQAMTLAQWQRPAALRTLLADYGDHIYRNQPNQPREGKPLLSLWAQWYLGLLVPPLMLALLAHDTALDVSPEHFHVEFHETGRAACFWADVHADRYTTLLDDRGRIEKLIVSAMLPVVQALEATGEINGKLIWSNTGYLINWYLNEMKPLLGDARVSALRQLCFFDKTLANGMDNPLWRTVVLREGVLTRRTCCQRYRLPDVQQCGDCTLK
- a CDS encoding GGDEF domain-containing protein, whose translation is MTAQSWHNLCNKKYQLSLRLFLFLNAVSALFSYLLPLSSAKGVTLPLGLLFTASVALLLWHRWQSEKKINIPLISILFGSLWAWHVSVKYSAIGHQEPAYLLIALLSVLFIGTIAFSNNISAFILHSLPVSLTCLWLSDGNAWLRVLYCFALPVVGIAIQHVIQRRNENFAQDLMYRLLDERKTLNDLSMLDPLTGLYNRRGLQNKLDNLLAHDDGRQFVLLLDIDHFKAYNDHYGHMMGDQALIRVSAAIRDAVRSRDIVARFGGEEFMILLSNVDLEHARTTAERIRQQVFDLKIPHMFNESVATNVTVSIGIAPLLDEDIEDALGKADKALYEAKHLGRNSILVSGEMQMA
- a CDS encoding DUF1435 domain-containing protein, with the translated sequence MVQRVLESGWGAILSGLVALGLAYADLSVDAWRAVIVPGLLLTPVMLYHKRLRHFVLLPSGIALIGGIMLVVMNVKLG